Genomic window (Verrucomicrobiota bacterium):
GTGGAAAAAATTCGCATGGAGCGCCTCGACGACTTTGATCCCGAGTCCGCGTAATCGGAGGGGTTCTCCACTCTTGAGGAATGCAGAGCTCCCGATGGAATCGACCAAGAGTCGGCATTCCGCCCCGCGGGCCGCGGCACCGATGAGGGCTTTGGTTAATTCATCGACCATTCCCCCCGGTTGGAAAATGTAGAATTGAAGGTTGCAACAGTTTTTGGATTCATTGATGTCCCGGATCAGAGAGTGAAACGACTCCTCGGCATCACGCAGAAGCTCCGTTTGATTGCCAGTGAGGGCTGGAAAGCCGGTTGTGGAATAGGCTTGTTGCACGAGTAATCGAGCCACGGGCGGAAGGGTATCGATTTCCGCGGGCACCCGGGGTTTGAGTGAACGCAGCCAATCAGTAAAGGGTTTCAAAATATGGGAAGTTTTGAGAGCCCTTCTCTCACCAAGGCGGACCTCGCCAATAAGAAGATAAAGGAGGATACCTATATAGGGTAGAAGGAACATGATCGAGAGCCACGACAGTGACACTCCTACTGGGCGGCGGCGCATAATGACGCGTATTCCAAAGAGCACCATGAGTGTCCAGTGGACCAGGAAAAATAGCAGCGTAAAGATGCTGAGATCTTCAAAGTTAAATTTGACTATAAGCAGCATGTTTCGGATATTGCGCATATCTCATAGAAATGTCGAATGAGATTTACCGTCGTAAAATCCTTATAACAAACCCCATCAAACTTATGATGAATATCAAGAATCTCGTCACCCTTGATTTACCCGAAGTGACCGCTTACAAAACCATGCGCCTTGCCTAAATCCACCGTGCTGTAGGGATTCTTGTCGTCGAGGGGGGGGGAGAGAAAACCGTCCGGCGTTTACTCGAAAGCAAATTGCGCGTGTGCAATTTGCTCTTGCCTGACAAATGGCTAGAGGAAGACCAGTCATTAATCCACTTGCCTGAGGGAAAGAAGTGCGGTGCCGAGCCATTCAATAACGTCTTGGGGGAGGATACCCTCGAGACAACCGCGTTGGCGTGCGGCCAGATCGGCGGCTTTTCCGTGCCACCAGACGGCGAAGCGGGCGGCTTCACAAGGATTAAGTCCGCGGGCGACTAGGGAAGCGATGATGCCACAGAGGCTGTCGCCTGATCCCCCGGTGGCCATGCCGGCATTTCCCGTGCTGTTAAAAAAGCGTGGTTGCTCAGGGGAGGCGATCACTGTGCGTGTGCCTTTCAGGATCAGCGTGCATTGGTAGGTGTTCGAGAAAGTCGTCGCGATATCAGGGCGGTCTTTTTCTTCAAATGGATTATCGCCCAAGAGCCGGCTCATTTCACCCGGGTGCGGGGTGAGGATCAGGGGTTGGGGGCAGGTTTCCAGAAATTTCATATTCTTGGAGAGGATATTTAAGGCGTCGGCATCGATAATCACAGGCACAGGGGTGAGGACGAGTACCTCGGCGAGCAAATTGCGCGAAAAATCATTCATGCCCAAGCCCGGCCCGATGACCACGACGGAAGCTCGCTCGAGGGCTTTTTCAATGGCTGAGGGATTCTCGAGGCTTTCGATCATCACCTCCGGCCATGCCCGTGCCGCGACTTGTTCGACAATTTCCCTATGTGTGGCGATTTGCACCAGTCCCGCTCCCGCCCGCAGGGCGGAATGTGCGGCCATCACAGGAGCACCACTCATGCCGAAACTCCCCCCGATAATCAGGACCCGGCCATAATCATTTTTATGGGAAAGGGGGGATCGGAAACGTGCCATGGGTTTAAGATCGGTGGCGGTGATTAATTCATCACAAGCGATATCCGGTTGTGACTCGAAAAGGGGTGCGACTTCGATGCGTCCGACCCAGTGGCTGAATTCCTCTCGGACCAAGATTGTTTTTGGGAATCCGACGGTTATGGTGAGGTCTGCTTCAAAGGCGACGGGTTGGTGATCCTGATCATCCAAGGAATTTAATCCGGTTGGCACGTCGAGAGCGACGGTACGGAAAAAACGTTCAGATTTTTGTTGGTTAGCCGTCTGGATGAGATTGAGGATGGGATCGCGGAGAGGGCCGTCTGCCCCAATGCCCATAATGGCATCAATGAGCACGCCATTTTCCGGAGGCCAAAATATATTTTTGACGTCGGTGATGATCGTGAGGTTGCCTTTGTGTGCAACGGCTTCTAATTCTGCGAGTTTTTTCTTGGGCAGATCGGCCAGTTGCTCACGGGGAAAAACGAGATTTACCACGACTGATTCACCGCTATCAACGAGTATTCTGGCCAAGACCAAGCCGTCACATCCGTTATTGCCTTTCCCGATTAAAAATGAAAAAACACTCACCGTATTCTGTCCGTAATGGTGAAATTCACGGAGGAAAACAGCCGCGATATTTCCAGCGGCCGTTTCAATAAGTTGTTCCTCACTGATTCCAGCATTGATCTCGGCTTCTTCTAAGGAGCGGATTTGGTCTGGGGAAAGGAGTTTCATTGTAGATGAGGGGAGCGGGGATTGTCGACTGATTTTGTCGGAAGAAGGGGGTGAAGTCGAGCTTTTTGTCGTGGGAGGATGATGACTTACTCGATTTGGATTTTGGGGAAAATCCGGGCTTCGGGGTTGAGGGCGATACCCGCTGCACCGTTGGAAGAGTCCGTGATCAGGATATAATCAAGGAAATCAGTTTTTCCTGAGAGGTATCTTGCAAAATCGTCACTGATATCGCAGGAGATTGACCCGTCGGGAGCGGATTGACTCAGATTTAATGTGGCTAACGGGGTAAGACTGCGGTCACTGCTTCCATTTGCCCCGGGCAATTCCCAGGGGGTATCTTTGGATTGGGATGTCCACGAGGTCTTTTGGATAGTCTCAGCGGCATTTGAAAGGTTTTCTCGGATTCTCCCCGGTAGAAACCCCGGTCGGTTCCCATCCTTGATGATGCCGCCATCGGCCATAGCCTGTTTTATTTTATTTGAAATAATGAAGATGGGTTTTTTAAGGGAATAAAGTGAGATATTAACCGGTTGATCCCCTTTAATTTTGAGGGGGATCACGAGGGTCGCTGTCAGTCGCTTGCCGGAATCGAGCATTTGTTTGCGTACGGTTTCGTACATTTGTTGGTTAGGTTTCTCCACTGAAAAAATGACCCTGCTTCGTTCAGAAATAACAGGGATGTTGCTTTGCGAGGGGTCCGGGGAAATGGTGGCAAAAAGGATTCGACGGAAATTGAACGTCCGCGCGTCGTCTGGATCTGGGATGGAGGTCGGGTTCTCCGGAGGATTATTTGATTGTGTCGGGGGAAGAGGTTCCGGGTTCGAGTGAGTTTCGACTTTCCGGTCTGGGGCTTTGATTGACGGGGTGGATTCGTTATTAGGTTGTTTATTTTTCGATGAAAGATAGACCCAGACACCGGCGATGATTAATACGATTAAGACAATAGCCGATAATACAAGGGGGAGGGCTGTTCTCTTTTGGGGGGATTGTTGGGCGGCTTTAATTGTCGATGGTGTTTGCTTGAATTGGATTTTTGTTTTTTGCTCGGATTGACCAGGATCATGTTGCTCTGGTAGGGAGTTTTCGACCTTGCTGACAGAGGGCTCAGTGTGTGTTTCCAGGAGGGCGGGGGCAATTTGCTCCGGGTGGGCCGGAGAGGCAGAGTGTTGCCCTTGGTTTTTACGGACGACAAATTTTTCTACTGCTTCCGGTGCGGGGGCTTCTTGGATTTTAGGTTTATTCAGGATTTTTTCAATTTCGTGGTAAGCTTCCCCTATGTGGTTATACCTTTCATCCGGGGACTTTGCCATCATCTTATAAATGACGCAGGTGATTTCATAGGATAAATCAGGCTGGATCAAACGTGGGTCCTCCAAAGGATCAGTCAGGTGCCGGGACATGACGACAGCGCTGGAGGGGCCGTCAAATGGAATACGCCCGGTTAAAAGGTGATAACATGTTGCCCCTAAGGAATAAATATCCGTACGGTGATCGAGGATTTTGTCGCCGCGGACTTGTTCCGGGGAGATATAATAAGGAGTACCAACGGCCATGCCTGTCTGGGTCAGGGAGAGATCTTCGCCTATGGTCAGTTTCGCCAGACCCAGATCACAGAGTTTAACGTCACCCGCATTCGACAAGAGGATATTGTCCGGTTTGATGTCGCGGTGGATGATTCCGGACTTGTGCGCGCAGTCGAGGGCTTCACAGGCCTGCAATATGATTCTCAAGCAATCTTCTTCTTGGATGCGTCCGTATGCTTTGATATAGGCGGAAAGCGGTGCTCCGTCGATGTACTCCATGGCGAGGTAATGGAGTTGCCCGATCAGGCCGAAATCATAAATCTGGATGATATTATGGTGGTTTAGGCGGGCGGCAGCGCGGGCCTCTTTCTGGAAGCGCTGGATGTACTCTTTGTCAGTCGAAAATTGCCCGGGAAGGATTTTTATAGCCACGATCCGATCTAATGATATTTGTCTGGCTTTATAGACGACACCCATGCCGCCGCGCCCTAAAATATCAATGATTTCATACCCGGCTATCGTTTCCCCGATGAAGGGATCAATCTCTTCCATAGTCTCGAGTCATCCTGATTCAAGACGTCGAGTCTGTCACGCCTGATTTTTGGGGATTCAGATATTTTTCTTTTTCATGTCATCGAGGACAGAACGCATCAGATTTCGAAAAAGTTCCATCGACCTATCCGGGATTGAAGGGCTGAAACGTAACTTGTAATATTCATGGATCAGCCTGTGGTACTGCTCCCGGTCGGTTACTGTATAGAGACTTTTCTCAAAGATTTGCCAAGGGGTGTCCGATGATTCGATCTTGATTTTTCGGAAGGACAAACTGGATTTGAGACGTTTCCACAGTTCAGCGGCCTCGGATGCGCGGATTTTGCTTTGCTGGTGTCTGCGCGAATATTTGGTGAGGAGGATTTTCACGAAGTAAACGACGGCAGCAACCAGAATCGCCAAGAGAAAAAAAGCGATGATCATATTCAGTGCGTTGAGGTTTACCCCCTTTTTACCCGGTGATTTTGTCCAAAAGGAAAAACGGTTGAAAAAGGAGGGGATGTCAAAATTGCCGGTCTTCAAGGAATCATGAGAACGGTTCAGGGAAAAGGATTTAAAGAGGGAGAGCTGATCCCTGAGGTTATAATTAACGACTTGTTGATACCAGAAAAAGGAAAGTTGATCCATGAACCGGACGGTTTGTTGGTGGGCGGTCTGGAACCAATTTGCTGAACGGTTGAACGCGGAAGCCGGGGTCGGGTCGTACTGCACCCAACCTTCCCCCTCAATAAAGGCCTCCACCCAGGCATGGGCGTCACTTTGACGGACTGTATAATAACGGTTCGATGCATTCCATTCACCGCCACGATAACCGGTCACTAGCCTTGCGGGAATACCGGCGGCCCGGAGTAAGATGACCATGGATCCGGCAAAATATTCACAGTGGCCCCTGCGGCTGATTTTGAGGAAAAAAAGTATCGGGTCTTTATTGCCGACATGGTCGAGCTCTAATGAGTATGCATAGCGTGTCTTGAGAAAAGTCTGGATGGCCTGGGTTTTTTGTTTTGGGTCTGTTTGTCCGAGACTAAACACTTGGGATAATATCCCGTTGAGTTCACGTTTATCCTTTTCTTCCAAGGGTACATTCAAATAAATCTCCCTGAATTGTTCATTCAACTTCTGATTCTTATAACGTTTAGGTTTCCGAGAAATATAGAGCTGGTAGGAAAAAACATCCGTTGGGGGATTTTTGAGGCGGATCGATTCATTTTGCGGGTTTGAAGTCGCAGGGAATGATTTTGGTGAACGGATCAGGGAATAGCCCGGGGTGAGTATCAAATAATTCGAGATATCCGGTTCAAGATAAATATTGACGGTATAAATGGAGTCGGAAGGAATCAGGGGGATATTTTCGAGGAAAAAGTCGGATTTCAGGTCATTAATTGCCGCGCTGATTTCCCAGCCTTTTCCGGTATATTTATCGAGGGAAACTACCCGCCAATAGGGGTCGATGGGGACGGTGGTATTTGTCGCGATCTCGGCAAAAAAAGCTTTTTTAAAATTAAGCCTGATTTGTTCAGTTTTACCCCATTGGATATTGTCGGTGAATCCACTGCTGGACTCGTTGCTGCCCGGGCGCAAGTTCCAGTTATTAAATAACAAGGCAAATGAAGCGCGGGGGATAGACAGGAAGAGGATCCCGCTTAGCAGGGTCAGCATGAGCATGGCTAAGGCGATCAGTCCGAAAAAATAACGGGTAATCATGCCCGAAGGCTGGATACGATCTTGGGGACTCGACTGGGTATATGCGGAAAGAAACAACAGGAAGGCAAATGCCAGCAAGGCATAAATAAATATCGTGAAGAAAAATGACAGGTCGATCGTCAGGGCTGTGCAAGCCAGGACGGGTAATAATGTGAGGATATATAATTGCGCAAAATCAGTGGTTTTTTTCGCGGTGCAAAAGCGGTTGAGCTGCAGGTAAAAAATCAGGTGCATGGCGGCATCAAAGAAAAAGTTTTTAAAGATAAAGTATTCAGCCAGGATGGAGCAAAGGACTAAGAATGAAATTCCCCACCAGATCCCAGCGGATAATCTCCTGAGGGGATTAGAAAAAAAGAGAATCACAAGCAGGCAAATAGCACCGGGGGCGAGTGTGTGCCATTCTAGTGACCTTGTCAGGCATAACCCGATATAACTCCACGCAATCAGAAGGGCACTGATCCCTGAGAGATTTTCGTGGATATTGGCATGGCGGCCCAAGGAACGAAGAATCCAAAGTGCGCCGAGGGAATGGTTCATTTAAAATCCTCCGGCATATTTTTGAAATAGATCCTGAGGTCAATGACTTTATCGTGTTTTGGGGTAATGCCATCCTGCCACCTTAAATAAAATGTTTTCGCGGGGATGGGTGGTTCTTCCACGCGCGATTGCCAGTCGGGATTTTCCGGTAACCGGGTCAGGTGGTCGACGATGTATCCTAGTTGGTAGGGGCTTTTTTGTGGGAGGATAGAGCTGTATCGGGAGGAAAATCCCACAGCAAAATTCTTTTCAAGGAGCAATTTGCAAATGCTCGCTGTCAGTGATATGGCCCATTCGTATTTGCGGCTATTATTGTCGGGCGTGGCGTGGGTAGGGAAAAAGAGGGTGATAATGGGACTCTGTTCTTTCGCCAGCTCACGGATGAGATACCGGCCGATTTTAGCTGAAGCTTTCCAATGAATGCGCTTGAGGGGATCCCCCTCGTGATAATCCCGGATACTCAGGAGATCGACCCCGTCACCGGCTCGGGGGGCACTTTGGGGGCCGTTGACGAGATTCAAAGGAAGGGTGGAAGCTTCCAGAGGGATAATGGCCGGATGGATGGTTAAATTTTTCTGGAGATCGCAGGGGGATTGTTTTAGGAAAAAACCAAAAGGATATCCGCTCTTGATATTCACAATATTGATCCGGTAAATCCCGCGTTTCAAGAATGGCAGGGTCATGGATCTTGATGAGGTTTTACGCGGGGGGATTTGGGCGAAAAAAATCCCGCATGAGAATACGGATGCCCCGTCCATTACCCGCCCGCTTAAAGAGTCAACACGCCTGATTTCCAGGCTGTGGCCGATGCCGAAAATGGGAAGTGAGAATCGGCTATGGTCAATCGTGATACGGATAAATATTTCTTGTCCAGAGTGGGCGTAGGCAGGGCCTTCCAGTGAGGTGGATAATTTCCGGAGGTTGAATTTCGAGAGGATGCCGGAGACGATAATCAGCGAGAGGGTGGCTGAAAGAATAATGAAAACAAGGTTGTTACCTGTATTATAGGCCACAGCGCCGATCAGGAGTGATGCAATGATCACGACCCATCCAGGGAAAAGGATTTTGACGATGACCCCATCCCTTTTCTGGTTCATACGATAGAGAAACCTTTGGATACCAGCCATGGGTTCTCGGAAAAATGAAGGGGTAAGATCAGACAACGTCATGATGTCGGTGGATCAGGGGGGTGAGGGCACACTCTGGAGGGTATTGGTAATCCGGTTCATGGCTTCTTGGCCAAGGCCCCCGACTGCGAGGGAGTTTTGAGGGATCACTACCCGGTGTGAAAAAACGGCGGGAACCAGTATTTTGATATCATCAGGTGTGACAAAATCCCTATTCAAGAGGTAAGCGCGGGCTTGGGACGCGCGGGCAAGGGCGAGGGAGCCGCGGGGACTGACCCCGATCTCAAATTGCCCGTTGACCCTGGTCTGGCCGACAATGCGCAAGATGTAATCATGGATTTCGTCGGAGAGGAATACCCTGGCGACTTCGTCTTGGGCTCGGAGGATATCCTCTGGGCTGGCCACAGGTGAAAGGTCGATTTCTTGATAGGATCTTTGGTTGTGCTTGAGGATTTCTAGTTCGTGTTGGGGGGAGGGATATCCCATTTCGATGCGCATGAGGAAACGGTCCATTTGTGAACGGGGCAGTGGGAAGGTGCCCTCATAATCAACAGGATTTTGGGTGGCGATCACCATGAATGGAGAGGGGGTGTCCATACTTTGGCCATCAATGGAGACTTTTCCGCGTTCCATAACCTCCAGTAGGCTGGATTGGGTTTTTGGGGTGGTCCGGTTGATTTCATCAGCCAAGGCGATATTCGTAAAGATAGGGCCTGGGTTGAACCGAAATACCATGGCCGAAGCGTCGTAGATACTCACTCCGAGAATGTCCGAAGGAAGCATGTCGCTGGTGAATTGGATCCGTTTAAAATCGCAGTCAATGGATTTGGCTAATGAATAAGCGAGGGTTGTTTTTCCTACCCCCGGCACATCCTCAATCAATAAATGTCCCTTTGCCAAAAGGCAAATGACCGCGAATTCGACACATTGGGTTTTTCCTCGAACGACATTTTCGACGTTTTCGACCAGTTTGGAAGGATGGAAACTCATTACCTATACAATACCTAAAATATGAAGAATGCCAAAAACGAATTGAAATATTTTAGGATTACTGGCTAGAAAGTGGGGTAACGTATGTTTCAGATTATTTTTAATGAAGTGAGTGCTGCCGAAATGGCAGGGATTCCGAAGCTTTTACAGCTCGATATTCTCAGTGAATTTGACCAGTTACCCGATGATTTGGAGAATCACTCGGATGATAAATTTGGCAAACTCGAAAGGGACGGGAAAAAGCTTTACCGCTACCGCGCAAAGGAATACAGGATTTATTTTGAACCGACCCCCAAAGGAATATTGATTCACCGGGTCCTCCATGCGAATTCCCTCAAGGACTTCCTTTACCGCACCCGCATGCCTTTGACAGACGAGGATGAGATCCTTCAGGCCGACAAAAAATTCTGGGAACTCATCTCCGAGGCTGAGTCTAAAAAAAATCTCCATTAACCAGTTTCCGGCCTGAATTATCCGTATGATTTGCCGGAGCGGATAGAAAAACTCTTGTGGGAAATCGAGGAATCTGGTTAAAGTGAATCTTCAAGCCCGAGTGGCGAAATGGCAGACGCGATAGACTCAAAATCTATTACACGCAAGTGTGTGTCGGTTCGAGTCCGACCTTGGGCACCACTCCTTTTTATGCTTCGATAAAGGTTTTTTCAAAGTTACGCGGTGACGGATAATAAGAAGTTTTAGCAGGCATCGACTAAAGAGCATTCCTCTCTCTCATTTTTTAGTGCAAGCATTATCTAGGATTGAGGCAAATTGCTCATAATTTTGATAGGGGACACTCCGTAATCCTTGTTCCCTGACCATTTTCACTCTCAAACAGGTAGTGCTGGAAAATGGCTGAAAAAATCTGCTTTTGTTTGGACTCAAAACAGTGTAAGGGTAGGCATTATGCCTAAATCAATGACCAAACAATCACACGCGGACAATATTATCCAATTTTCAGTGTTTGTGGAAAATAAGGTGGGACGGTTATTGGAGTTGGTGAATCTTTTTCAGCAGTATAATATCCACGTAGTGGCTGTTTCCATTGTTGATACGACGGATTCTGCGATTAACCGCATGATTGTCGATGATGCTAAAAAGGCGCGGGAAGTTTTTGATGAGAATGGTTATTCATACAGTGAGTGTGAGTTAATTGTCGTCGAGATGGACATGCCTGAGGTGGACTTACAGAAAGTCCTCAGTGCCTTGGTCCAGGCGGAATGTAATATTTATTTTGTTTATTCCCTCCTTAGCCAACCGAATGGGAAAGCCGCTTTGGCCCTGCATGTGGACGATAATGAACTGGCTTGTGATGTCTTGACCCGGAGCGGGTTTAAAATCCTGTCGCAAAATGATATTTTGAGGTAGAATAATGATCGGATGACACTGACCTATTACACTTTCCATTTACTTTTTAATGTCCCACTGACCTTACTCCTTTGGTGGTTGGCTCGCCGGTATCTCCAGAAAGAACATTATTCATGGGCCGCTGTGGTTTTATTGATCGTTTTTGTCTTTACGACGCCATGGGATAATTTTGCGGTTATGCGCAATATTTGGAATTTCCCGGAAGGCCGGTATTTATTCCGGATTTGGCACTTGCCTTTGGAGGAATACCTCTTTTTTGCTTTTGAATCGGTTAATATCATGTTTTTTATTGTTTGGATGACGGGTAGAGACGGGGTTTGTGACAAGCGACCGTCAAGTCCTAAGAAGGAGGATGCGATATGAACTGGGAAACTTGGGGCTATTTGGCGGATCCGTCCCGCTCAAATTATCTTTTTCATCTATTAGTGTGGATGCTACCTGTTTTGGTGATTCAATGGTTTTTGGCCGGGCGCATTTTCCTCAGGAACGCACGATATGTTTTCGGACCCGCCCTGGTTTTCGGGACTTATTATACGGTAGTGGACTTTTTAGCTGTGCACGAAGGGGTCTGGGTTTTTGACCCGGCCCAGAATCTTGGACTATTGTTTATGGGGGTGCTACCCTTGGAAGAGATCCTTTTCTTTTATATCACCGCCCTGTTGGTGAGTCAGAGTTTCGTCATGTTTCTCCCGGACAAATTGCGCCGCTAATCATGGGCATTGACCTCTGGGGGGAAGTAAGGCATTTTAAAAACAAAATGAGGGAGGAGGATTTATGGCGTGGGTATTATTGGTAGCAGCCGGATTATTTGAAATAGGATTTACCACATGTCTGAAACTTTCAGAGGGATTCTCAAAGTTCTGGCCGAGTGTGGGGTTTGCCATTTGTGCCATCCTCAGTTTTGGGTTACTGACTCTGGCCATCAAGGAAATTCCCTTGGGTACCGCTTATGCGATCTGGACGGGTATCGGCGCTTTTGGCACGGCATTAGTGGGGATTTTTTTCTTCGGTGATGCAGCCACAACGGTGCGCTTGTTGTTTTTGCTCTTGTTAATCGGGTCAATTATCGGATTAAAGATTGTATCGATCACCTCGTAGGAATAAAAATCTTGTCACTCGCATGAAAAGCATTTTCCGCATCAGCCTCATTTGCCTGATATTGACCTTGGTGGCCGGAGGGGCATGGTTCGTTAGGAATCATTATAAAAAAAAGCGGATTGTGGATTTTGACAGCCAGGTTTATGAAACCTCGATTAAATTTGGTGTGGATCGGGACTTGATCTTGGCGGTCATCTGGCGGGAATCGAAATTCGATCACATGGCAAGAGGTGATGCCGGAGAACGTGGGCTCATGCAAATCATGCCTGCGGCGGCGGATGATTTTGTAAAGTTTCAGAAAATTAAAAATTTCGTTTATGACGACCTTTTTAAGCCAGAGGTTAATGTCACTGCAGGAACGTGGTATTTGAGCCGAGCGATCAAACGGTGGGCTGGTCGTGATGACCCGGTGCCATTTGCACTCGCCGAATATAATGCCGGGAGAAAACATGCACTCCGTTGGGCTAGTGGGGACACGAATATGACGGCAGAACAGTTTATTAATAATATCGATTTCCCGTCGACAAAAAGCTATGTGACAAATATTTTAAACAAGTATGAAAAACTCCGAAATGAGTCAAAGTAAGTGCTTTGAAATACTTGACTTACAGCAGATTTCCTTGCAACATCCCGACCGAACCTAAACCAAAGTGTATATGAGCAATATTTCAAATATTACTGCAAGAATGATTCTTGATTCACGGGGGAACCCGACTGTCGAAGTAGATGTCGAACTGGAAAGCGGAGTTTTCGGACGTGCTGCTGTACCTTCAGGAGCCTCCACTGGCGAACACGAAGCATGGGAACTCCGTGATGGGGATAAATCCCGTTACCTTGGAAAAGGCGTCGATAAAGCTGTTCAAAATGTGAATAGTGTCGTCGCACCCGAGTTGATCGGATCTGATGTTTTTGACCAAGTCGGCATCGACCGCGCTTTGATCGAGATAGATGGAACAAAGAATAAAGCCAATCTGGGTGCCAACGCTATGTTGGGTGTTTCACTAGCTGTGGCCCATGCGGCCGCTTCCGAGCTGCAACTGCCGCTGTTCCGTTATATCGGTGGACCAAATGCAAAAGTACTGCCAGTGCCCATGATGAATATCATGAACGGTGGAGCCCACTCGGATGCCCCGATTGATTTTCAGGAAT
Coding sequences:
- a CDS encoding lycopene cyclase domain-containing protein, whose translation is MNWETWGYLADPSRSNYLFHLLVWMLPVLVIQWFLAGRIFLRNARYVFGPALVFGTYYTVVDFLAVHEGVWVFDPAQNLGLLFMGVLPLEEILFFYITALLVSQSFVMFLPDKLRR
- a CDS encoding lytic transglycosylase domain-containing protein, encoding MKSIFRISLICLILTLVAGGAWFVRNHYKKKRIVDFDSQVYETSIKFGVDRDLILAVIWRESKFDHMARGDAGERGLMQIMPAAADDFVKFQKIKNFVYDDLFKPEVNVTAGTWYLSRAIKRWAGRDDPVPFALAEYNAGRKHALRWASGDTNMTAEQFINNIDFPSTKSYVTNILNKYEKLRNESK
- a CDS encoding multidrug efflux SMR transporter, whose translation is MAWVLLVAAGLFEIGFTTCLKLSEGFSKFWPSVGFAICAILSFGLLTLAIKEIPLGTAYAIWTGIGAFGTALVGIFFFGDAATTVRLLFLLLLIGSIIGLKIVSITS